A genomic window from Lutra lutra chromosome 17, mLutLut1.2, whole genome shotgun sequence includes:
- the TAF1C gene encoding TATA box-binding protein-associated factor RNA polymerase I subunit C isoform X6 — translation MLKWNHDLPSAPLWAQLLPPPRPGCPRPLLLGAQHGHLRLLHLTGEGTSAPRLAGPPQSLPSSSDSLSAFPLLEPKSQWRLQERLKAPTIGLAATIPFPASEPVLSLFQLSAAGDVFYQRLRLQADPGATLHAPTASWTPQATACCSRWLKALLEVPPPPPVWAAPTFSHRRLLGCMEQRTGERKGPEGLRAAMAGGRLLQQRDLGPLPSAEPPPAPEPGPEDELSARLEAAWEGQMAGWWDRQRGRSSGPGRPPKRHKRRTQLSSTFSSLSGRLGLSDATSPPRSPDRESPEAKPRPPVTPPSHESTQKLWARVPSERRQTLRDYMAKLPLGGDSPRGVCSPLSQSPSLRATPSRSQTPQEGTAELPPRRATLRGAAVSSSQTSSLRATPSRQRAPVPCGSQPQRKKPRMGF, via the exons ATGCTGAAGTGGAACCATGACCTCCCCTCGGCTCCCCTATGGGCCCAGCTGTTGCCCCCGCCACGGCCCGGCTGCCCACGGCCGCTGCTCCTGGGCGCCCAGCACGGGCACCTGCGGCTGCTACACCTTACAG GAGAGGGGACCTCTGCACCCAGGCTGGCGGGGCCCCCCCAGTCTCTCCCTTCCAGCAGCGACTCCCTCTCCGCGTTTCCCCTGCTGGAGCCCAAGAGTCAATGGCGGCTGCAGGAGCGTCTGAAAGCGCCGACCATAG GTCTGGCTGCCACCATCCCTTTCCCGGCTTCCGAGCCAGTCCTGTCGCTCTTCCAGCTCTCAGCAGCCGGGGATGTCTTCTACCAGCGCCTCCGCCTCCAGGCAGACCCCGGGGCTACCCTCCATGCCCCCACGGCTTCCTGGACTCCCCAGGCCACTGCATGCTGCAGCCGATGGCTGAAGGCCCTGCTGGAGGTGCCCCCGCCTCCCCCTGTGTGGGCGGCACCCACCTTTTCCCACCGCCGTCTGCTGGGCTGCATGGAGCAGAGGACGGGGGAGCGCAAGGGGCCAGAGGGTCTCCGAGCGGCCATGGCTGGAGGGAGGCTGCTGCAGCAGAGGGACCTGGGCCCACTCCCCTCTGCGGAGCCGCCCCCTGCCCCCGAGCCGGGCCCCGAGGACGAGCTCAGCGCACGTTTGGAGGCGGCCTGGGAAGGCCAGATGGCGGGCTGGTGGGACAGGCAGCGGGGCCGGAGCTCCGGGCCCGGCAGACCGCCCAAGCGGCACAAGCGCCGGACTCAGCTGTCCAGCACTTTCTCCTCGCTCAGCGGCCGCCTGGGCCTCTCGGATGCCACCAGCCCCCCTCGTAGCCCAGACCGCGAATCCCCCGAAGCCAAGCCTCGACCACCGGTGACCCCGCCCTCCCATGAGTCGACTCAGAAGCTGTGGGCTCGTGTCCCCTCGGAGCGGCGGCAGACTCTCCGCGACTACATGGCGAAGCTGCCGCTCGGAGGGGACAGCCCGCGTGGGGTCTGCTCACCCCTCTCCCAGAGCCCCAGCCTCCGGGCCACCCCCTCCAGGTCGCAGACCCCCCAGGAAGGCACAGCCGAGCTGCCGCCACGAAGGGCCACCCTGAGAGGTGCTGCTGTGTCCTCCTCCCAGACCTCCAGCCTCCGGGCCACCCCCTCCAGGCAGCGGGCACCCGTCCCCTGTGGCTCTCAGCCCCAGCGGAAGAAGCCGCGCATGGGCTTCTGA